The genomic window AAATGAGCGGGAGACGTAACGAGGGAGTGTCACGATGAAAGATCCGGATGGCCATCAAACTGCCTCCCCGGCGGTGGTGAGATGAGCGTAGAGTTGTGGATCGGCAGGGCAGGGGCCGCCTATCAGTTTCAAGCCTGCCGTTTCGGCGGCCTCGAACCGATAGTGGTCTCCCTTGTCGATATGAACCATCGAGCCTTCGACGAGGGGCATGCGCTCGCCGGAGTTGAGATCGGCGATCACGCCGGAGCCCGCTGCGACGTAGTAGGCGCTATCGGAGGGATGAACCAGCGCGATGGTCTGATCATTCGGCTCCAGATCAAGCACCTGAAAAGTGCGATAAAGAGCACCGTTGCCTGGCCACATCACTGCTTTGGCGCGGCCTGAACCAACGATGATCGGGAGATCGGGACAGTCTATCGCGCTATCCACGACCCGGACTGTGTTATGGGTTTGGGGGCAAGCCACGGCTTCAATTTCCGTTTGAATATTATTCACGTATTTTAGTATGATCAAAATCCAACGCCGTGCAAGCGCTATTCGTCTCTGAAGGCGCGGTTGGTGAGGCGCCTGTTAAATGATCGAGGATACGGCCATCGTGAGTGAGCCCTTGCTGAACCCCCAGGATGATCCCGCCGGGACGACCGCGAGTACACTCGCGGCCATCGGGCTTCGCATTCGCGAAGTGCGGCTCGCGCGCAACATGACACTGCAGGCCCTCGCCGACGCCTGCGGTCTGAGCGCGTCGATGCTCAGCTTGGTCGAGCGCGGGCGGGCCTCCCCGTCGATCGGGTCGTTGATCGTCATTGCCAATGCCTTGGGCGTGCAGATGTCCGACTTCATCGTCGATCAGGCGATGGACGACGAGAAGCTCGTCGTCAGCAGTTCCGAGCAACGGGTAATCGAGACCGCGGCCCATGTGATCCGCAGGTTGATCAAGGAAGACCGCGCACGCGGTGTTTCGATCGCGCTCAATGAATACGCACCCCATACGGGCGCGACCGAAAAGCCAATCACTCACGATGGTTTCGAATATGGCTTCGTCCTCGAAGGAAAGCTTACAGTCGAGGTCGATGGGACGTTGCACGTAGTGGAGAGCGGCGACCTCATTTCCTACAGTTCGCGCCGTCCCCATCGCATCTGGAACCACGGCAAGGAACAAGTTCGCACCCTCTGGATCAACTTGCAGCGCGACTAGGACCAGTCGACATCCGTGCTTCCGATGGGATTAGGGCAGGAAACGCGATGTCATCCCGGACGCCGTGCTGAACTTCGGCGTTGCCGAGTTCGGCCCCTCGGGATGAACAAGTCGGGTCGACCCGATTGGCTTGCGGCTGTCCGGGATCAAAAAATCATGGCGTTTCAGTAAAATGGCGCCTTCTGCAAAGGTAGAGAGCCCTTCAAGAATAGTATCGATTCTGGATCCCGGGCCCGAACCGAGGCTCGTCCCGGGATGAGCGGCGCGGGCGACCCTGAATGTCGATTCAGACCAGGGCGTCACCGGCAGAACTGCGAAGCGTTTTGCGTATGGAAATGCCTGAAATCAAAGGGTAGAGCGTCCTCAGCATCGCAGCAGGGCGTGTAGCCGGCTCGGAGCAATCGGCAGGCTCGTGATCAGTCCTGGCCGATCGAGCGCGTCATCGACGGCGGCCGCTATGGCCGCGCCGACCGCCGTGATACCGCCTTCGCCGGCGCCCTTGACGCCGAGCGGGTTTTGGGGGCTCGGTGCATCCTCGCGCAGGAGCACCTCCACCGGCGGCATCTCATGGCAGGTTGGCATGAGATAGTCGGCGAAGCTCGTGGCGAGCGGTTGGCCTTCCTCGCTATAGACGAACTCCTCCAGAAGCGCACCGCCGATGCCCTGCGCGGCGGCGCCGACGATCTGCCCCTCGATGAGCATGGGGTTGATTGCGCGTCCGACGTCATAGGCGACGAGATATCGCTCTACCTGAATCCCGCAGACGGCCTTGTCCACGCGCACTTGCGCGACATGGATTCCATAGGGGTAGTTCATGTGATCGGCGCGGAAGAGCCCTTCGGCGTCCAGGTCTTCGCCGGATTGCGCGGCGATTTCGGCAAGGCTGATCGTCGCGCCCGAATCGCGCGACACCACGCGTCCCATTTCGAGCGTGAGCGCGCCGACATCGGCCTGCAGCAGGGGCGCGGCAAGAGCGATTGCCTTTTCCTTGAGCGCCTCCGCGGCTATCTTCACGGCCGATCCCGTCATGACCGTCACGCGGGAGGCGAAGGCGCCGAAGCCGATGGAAATCCGGTCCGTCTGGCCATGGATCACGCGGATCCGCTCGATGGGCACGCCGAGCACGTCGCTGCAGATCTGCGCCATCACGGTTTCGATGCCCTGGCCCACGGAGGCCGCGCCGGTGACGATCTCGATCGTATCATCGGATTGGACCGACATTGTCACGAGGTCATGGGGCCCGAGGCCGCTCTTCTCGACGAAGAAGGCAATGCCGAGGCCGACCGACTCGCCAGCGGCACGTCTGCGGGCAAGATCCGCCTTGAGGTCCTGGTAGCCGATACGGGCAAGAGTACGATCAAGCAGGTCGTGATACTTGCCCGAATCATAGAGCACATGGGTACCGAGAGCCTCGATGCCGCGGTCGAACGGCATCCGGTCCTCGGGGATGAGGTTGACCCGGCGTACCTCCACCGGGTCGAGGGCGAGCCTGGCCGCGATCGCGTCCATCAGCCGCTCGCGGACAAAGGTCGTCTCATAGCGGCCGGGCGCGCGATAGGTACCGGAGGGCGTTTTGTTGGTCAGCCGGATATGGCCTTCCACATGATAGGCCGGAATGAGATAGGGCCCGGGCAGGAGGGCCGCGGCCAGGTCCGATACCGTGCCGCCGTGGGTGCGGACATAGCCGCCCTGGTCGGTGTAGAACGTATCCACGAGCCCGCGCACAAAGCCGTTCGCGTCGACGGCCGCCTTGAGGCGGTGCACCTGGTCGCGCGAGTGGTTGGCGGCCATCAGATGCTCGCGGCGATCCTCCACCCATTTGACGGGGACGCCGAGCCGGTGGGCCGCGGCGCAGACCAGCACGTCTTCCGGATAGAGCTCGCCGCGAATGCCGAAGCCGCCGCCGACATGGCCCTCGCTGAGGCGCACCTGCTCCGGTTTGAGGCCGAGCATGCGGGCGATGCTGTCACGGTTGTAGTGCGGCACCTTGGCCGCGCCATACATGGTGAGAACATCCGTTTCCAGATCATGCACGGCGAGGGCCCCGCGTGCCTCGAGCGGCACTCCCGTGTGGCGCCCGACCTTCAGCTCCATCTCGATGATTGCGGCGGCGCCCGCAAAGGCAGCCTCCATATCGCCGTAGGATTTGGTGATGACAGCCGGTTCGCTGAGGAGCGCGGGATCGCGCTCAGGCATGAAGCCGACGGGATCCGCGGTCGCGTCGAGGCAGGGCGTTTCTTCCTCGATATCGCAGAAGACCAGTTCGGCCGCATCCTCGGCGGTATAGGGGTCCTCGGCAAAGACAGCAACGACGGGATCACCGACATAGCGCACGTAGTCGCGCGCCAGGACATGCTGCCGATAGGGTTCGAGACCCGCAATGCGGGTCATGCGGAAATCGATCGGTGGCAGATCCGCAATATCGGCAGCGGTCCACACGGCGATGACGCCCGGAAGCGATTTCGCCTCTTCCGTCTCGATATCAAGGATACGGCCGAAGGCGACTGGCGAGCGCACGATGCGCATATGCACCTGGCCGTCGGCGCGGTTGTCGGCGGCGAAACGCCCTTCCCCGGTGAGGAGCGGGCGGTCCTCCAGCCGCTTCAGCGATCGGCCGATGGCGGACATGCACGCATCTCGTTTGCAGCAAGACAGACAGATTTGATGATGTTCTGATAGCCGGTGCAGCGACAGAGGTTCGACGACAGGATATCGCGGATTTCCGCCTCGCTCAGATCGGGGTCCGCCTCCAGCGCGCCTGCGGCCAGCATCAGGAAGCCCGGTGTGCAAAAGCCGCATTGCAGCCCGTGGTTCTCCCAGAACGCCTTTTGCAGCGGATGCAGCACGTCACCCTTCGCCAGGCCCTCGACCGTGCGTATGGCACGACCCTCCGCCTGCACCGCAAACATCAGGCAGGACCGCACGGGCTTATCATCGACCAGAACTGTGCACGCCCCGCACACCCCGTGCTCGCAACCCAGATGCGTCCCGGTAAGCCCGCAATCGTCGCGCAGTGCATCAGCGAGTGTACGCCGCGCCTCCACGGAAAGGTTGTAGTCCTTGCCGTTCACCTTGAGCGTGATGACATGCTTGTTAGCCATGGACGTTCCGTTCGGCCTCGCGGATTAGCTTGCGGATATGTTGCGGAGTAGCGGGCATCTGGAAGATCTCGACCCCGAAGGGTGACAACGCATCGACGGTCGCGTTGATGATCGCAGCCGGCGCGCCGATCGCGCCGCCCTCGCCGACGCCCTTGGCTTTGGTGATCGTCGCATCCGAGAGCGTCACGAGATGCTCGATCTCGATCTTCGGGACTTCCGCGATGGTCGGCGGCAGGTAGTCGGCGAGCGAGACGGTGAGCAGATTGCCCGTCTCGTCGTAGATCAGTTCCTCGAACAACGCGTTGGCGATGCCCTGGGCGACGCCCCCATGGATCTGCCCATCGACGATCATGGGATTGATCAGGACGCCGGCATCCTCGGCGACGACGAAACGTTCGATCTTGACGCCGCCCGTCTCGATATCGACTTCGACGATGCAAGCGTGGCAGGCGTTCGAGAACGTGCCGCCGGGATCGTAGGTAGCGTTCTCGATCAGGCCGGGTCCGGCTTGCGCGAAGCGATGGCTCTGGTGATAAGAGGCCCGCGCCACCTCGGGAATGGGCAGGGACTGGTTGGTGCCTGTGACACGCGCCAGCCCATCCTCGAGCACGACCTGATCCGCGTCAGCCTGCATCATCACGGCGGCGACCGAGCGCAACCGCGTCGCGACCTTGCCGGCGGCAAGCTTGCAGGCCCCACCGGCGATCACCATCGAGCGGCTGGCGAAGGTTCCCCAGCCATAGGGCGTTGCATCGGTATCACCTGAGATGACTTTCACCATCGCCGGCTCGACGCCGAGCTCATCGGCGATGAGTTGGGCAAGCGCCGTCTTCAGCCCCTGTCCATGCGGCGAGGAGCCGATCCGTGCTTCGACGAAGCCGGAGGGATCCATCGCGCAGGAGACGATCTCATAGCCGGGGACGATATTCATGCCACGCGCGGCGTAGGCCGGTGTGCCATAGCCGGTGCGCTCACTGAACACGGAAAAGCCGATGCCGAGATATCGCCCTGCTGCGCGCGCTTCCCGCTGCCGGGCGCGGAAGCCGGTGAGATCGATCGCCTCGACGGCGCGGTCCATGGCTTCCTTGTAGCTGCCCTCGTCATAGACGAGGCCGGTCGGCGAGCGGTGCGGGAAGGTGTCGATGAGGTTGCGGCGACGGATCTCGATGGGATCGATGCCGAGGCGCTTGGCCGCGACATCCATCATCCGCTCCATGGTGAGCGTCAGCATGGGCCTTGAGACGCCGCGATAGGGCGCCATCATGCCGGTATTGGTGGTCACGCCGCGCGAGCGAACGCCATATTCCGCCAACTTGTAGGGGCCCGGCAGTTCGGCCAGCGCCATCAGCGGTTCCACGCCGCAGGTCACGGGATAACAGGAGAAGGCGCCGACATTGCTCTTCAGGTCGGCGTCGATCCCGAGAAGCGTGCCGTCCTTGGCGAAGGCCCCGCGCACGCGGAAGGACTGGTCGCGGCTATGGGACGATGCCAGGAAGTTCTCCCTGCGGTCCTCGATCCAGGCGACGTCGCGCTCGAGCTTACGCGCCAGCCAGACGAGCACCACATATTCGGGGAACAGCGACATTTTCTGGCCGAAGCCGCCGCCGACGTCGGGCGCCACCACGCGCAGATCCGCTTCCGGCATCTGCAGCACGTCGGCAAGGCCCGTGCGCAGCATATGCGGCATCTGCACCGACGCGTAGAGCGTCACACGCCCGGAAATCCGGTCGTATTGCGCCACGCCGCCGCGCCCCTCGAGCGGCATCGCCGATTGCCGGCCTGACCGCAAATCGAGCGAGATGATCTCGGCGGCGTCAGTGAAGGCGGCATCGAGGCCTGGGCTGCGCATGGCCCCCTCGACGAGCACATTGCCGGGCGCGTGGGCGTGGACCGCCGTCGCGCCCTCCGCGAGCGCCGTGTCCATATCGACGATCGCATCCTCGGCGTCGATGTCGGCAAAGACCTGCTCGGCGAGATCCTCCGCCAGGCTCTGGTCATCAGCGACTACGACGGCGAGCGCCTGGCCGCAGAACATCACCCTGTCCTTGGCCAAGATGGGCTGTTCGACCGCGATATAGTCCGGCCGGTGCAGGATGGGGCAAATCGGCTTCACCCCGGCAAGGTCCGCGGCTGTGAAGACGAGTTCCCCCTCCGGCACGTCGATGCTGAGAATGCGCCCGGCAGCAACCGGGCTGCGCACGAACTTCACGGCGGCAACCCCGCGCGCGAGATCCGCGACATAGCGCCCGCGTCCCATCAGGAGCGAGGGATCTTCGAGGCGCGGCAGGGATCGGCCGATCCAGCTCATGCCGCGGCCTCCGTCAATGCCCGCAGGACGACGGTCCGAATGAGATCGCTGCGATAGTCAGCGGAAGCGTGGATATCTTCGCTCGGTTTGATTGCCGCCCGTGCGGAGGCTGCCACATCCTCGAACAGTTGACGTGAGGGTGCCTTGTCGACGAGTTCGTTTTCGAGGTCGCGCAGGCGGATCGCCCGGTCCGCAACACCGCCGACGCCGAGGCGTGCCGCCGTGATGCGCCCGTTCTCCAGCTTGAGCGCGACGAGTGACATCGCCAGCGCGAAATCTCCCGCCCGCCGTGCGAATTCATAGAAACCGCTGCGCCAGCCATCGCCCAGCAGTGGCAACCGTGCCTCGGCCAGAAGATCCTGCGGTCCAACGGCCGTGGTGAAGGTGCCTTTGAAAAAGTCGCCGGCGCGGCAGCGCCGTTCACCGGAAGCGTTGACGATGAGCAGCTCAGCGTCAAGCGTCGTGGCGACGAGGCACCATTCGGACGCCGGATCGGCATGGGCAAGGCTGCCGGTGAAGGTGCCGCGCTGGCGAATGGGATAATGCGCGATATGCCGGACGACCTTGGCCAGCAGCACGCCGAGCGGGCCGGGAACTGCCGGCTTGTGGAACGCGGCGTGGCGTGTCAGCGCGCCGATGGCGAGGGTGTCGCCCGACGGCTTGAGGTAGTCGAGTTCTCGCGTCCCATTGATGTCGATGAGCACCTCGGGTCGCGCCAGTCGGAAGTTCATCGCAGCGACCAGGCTCTGGCCGCCTGCAAGGATCTTTCCGTCATCGCCGTGCTCGGCAAGAGCGGCGACGATTTCGGCCCGCGATCCGGGTCTGATGTAGTCGAATGACGCAGGCTTCATGAGTCTTGTTCAGTCCCGAATGATGGTGTGGGCAGCATCCAACCACCTCCAGCCCGTGCCGGGCCGCCTATTTCGTTCCTTGCGCTAACCGCGCAACCCTCTGTCTTGGCAGCGCTCGTTCGCGCTTTCATACTATCGAATCCATCCTATGGACTTTTTGAGTATAAGCAAGATCAATTGAAAAATAATAAAATTTGGACACGCCGAACTGCTGGGCTGCATGCACATTGATCGTCTATAAGCCGTTGTGATTGAAGCGATTATCGAGATGGATTCGGGTCTTCCCCAAGGATCGCACCATTCCGCTCTATCCCTCATTCCTGGTCCCGACGTCCGTTGGCTTGCACGCTTGTATTGGAGAGGCCGGGGCCATTCTGATATGGCGAGAAGCCGCAGGTGACCACCGCGTACGGGCCGCCTATGGTGAGGTCGTAAATGGGGGCTTCAACAATGATGTTGCGTCTCGAAAACCTGCTCGTTGGCTCCGTTCGCCCACTCGGGCAGACGGAGGCGCCGAGCGGCATCGACAAGCACCCGGTAGACGGCCCGCTTCGGTTGGGCTTGGAGGGCTTCGAGGGCGACGCGCAGGGGGATCGACGGCATCACGGCGGGCCGGACAAGGCCGTTCACCATTATCCCTTCGAGCACTACGAGGCTTGGCGTGGAGAGATCGGGAACAGAGCTCTTCTCGCCCAACCCGGCGCCTTCGGGGAGAACCTCTCGATCGCGGGTCTCGATGAGGCCATAGTGGCGATTGGAGATGTCTTCCGGCTGGGCAGCGCCGTGGTCGAGGTGACGCAGGGACGCCAGCCTTGCTGGAAGCTCAATATCCGCTTCGGCATCGATGACATGGCGTCGCGTGTGCAAACGAGCGGCAGGACGGGCTGGTATTATCGCGTCATTGAGACGGGACTCGTCGGACCGGGCGACAGCCTGACCCTGCTTGATCGTCACGTGCCGGAGTGGACCATAAGGCGGCTTTGGCGGCTGCTCTATGTCACGCCGCTCGATTATGCGGAACTGACCGCGATGGCCGATCTGCCGGGGCTGCCGGAAAGCTGGCGGCGGCTTGCCGAGCGTCGGCTCTCGACCCGTGTGGTGGAGGATTGGACTTCGCGTCTCTTCGGGGTGACGCACGCCCAGGCGGGATAACGCAGCGGGCGGCCTTGGGGCATCGCACTTGCCGCGCGGCGCGCGCGACAACACGGGGGCGCGGCGGTCTCGACAGCCGCGCCCACGCGAGAATTCTACGCCGCCTCGGCGCGTTCGGGGATCGGCAGGCCGAGCCAATCCTTGTAGAAGGTGTCGATATCAGGCTCGAAGTCCCGGATCACCGGATACCAGGGTGTCGGCGCCTCGACATCATGCAGTGTGCCGCATTCCGGACAGTAATACTCACGCAGCACCTGCCAGGATGAGGTCGGGGCCATCAGCCGCGGATAGATCTGTTCCATCTTTTCCGGTGTGTCGCGGACATGGACGCGCGCATGCAGCTTCCAGTTCTCGCGCCAATCGCAGAAATCATGGCCGCATTCGCAGCGGACCTTCCATTGCTTGGTTGTCTTGAGCTGGACGATGTAGAGCTTCGGCCCCAGCGGCAGGACGATGCGGTCGTCCCAGGGCATGCGTTCCTGCAGGATCTCGATATAGGTGGCGAAGCGCTCCGGATCCTTCGGCGTGGAAAGCATCTGGTGGAGCGTGTCGTGATCGATCTTGCCGTCAACGAGATCGGCGATCTTGGCGCGGGTATAGGCCATGGCTGTTTCCTCGGATTGTCATTGAGTGTCGCGCGGGAGCGCCGGGCCGGCGGCAAGCCGGCCCGGAAACGGGATCATTCCTCGACGAACTGCACGGTCTTCACATCTGGCAATTCGGAGACGTCCATGGAGTAGTGCGAGCCATAGTGGGGAATGCCGATCTCCTCCTCGGTCAGGCTCCAGCTGGCCGGCAGGTTCCAGAAGGCGCGGAAGTCCTTCTCGAAGCGCGGGCCGAGCTTGAACGAAGCCGCGAACATCTGTTGCACCTGGGTGCCGGCATCCTTGGCCAGGATCTTCTCGCGCTCGCCCTTCAGCCATTCGCCGGTCGGGACAGACGTGGCGATGCGTTCCTTGCGGATCGCCTTGCGCCGCTTGTCGGTCGCAGCGGTATCGAGCACGAAGCTGCCGTCGGCGCCCTTCTTCGTTACCACCCCATACACCTGAGCGGCGAAGCGCTCGAGCAGGTAGCCACCGTTGAGATCATCGACAACGCTCTGGGGCTCGCGGTCGATCGGATCGCCGAAGCCCGGCCCGCCGCGCATATAGTTGAGATAGAGATCGTAGTCGGCGAACATTTCCTCCGTTGTAATCGCTTGCTTGTCGCGCTTGATCACAGCGCCCTTGATCAGGTCGTCCCAGACCGGATTCTGCGGATCGGTGTCCCCCCCGAGCGGGATCGGCTTGCCCTGTTCGATAAGGTCTTTCAACCCGGTATTATGCGCGGCAAAGCGATAGCCGGAGGCTGCGGGATAGCCGCCCATCAACCCCCAATCCGACGAGATGTGACCATTGCCCATGAAGAACATGGTCCAGTCCTTGGCGTTCCAGACCAGACGCAGGCTCTCGAAGCCGCAACCCCCGCGATATTTGCCGGCACCGCCCGAGGAGGCCTTGATCTGGCGGCCGAGATAGATCAGCGGCTCGGCCAGTTCCCAGATCTCCATGTCGCCCATGTCGCCTTCCGGGTTCCAGATCGCAGCGGCATGGCTGAGGCCATCGCCGACTGCGGTCGCCCCGGTGCCGTTGGCGGCGCATTCGAACGAGTTCACGGCGTGGATTTCGTCATACTGGTTGAAGCCGCCGCCCTGGAGCCAGTTCGAGGTGTTGGCGTTGCCGGCGTTGACCTCCTCGAGATAACCGCGCCCGAAATAGGAGCGCGACAGCCCGCGCCACAGCGCCGTCCAGGCCGAGACCAGGAAGTGCCAGGAATAGGAGAAGGCAACGCGCCGATCGTCCGGATTCATCCAGGTGCCCTTGGGCAGGCGGAATTCCGTACCGTAGGCCGCGCCGTCGTTGATCATCTCGGAGGGGATCAGCGTCTGGGTCATCATCACCCAGATGCCGGAGGTGAATGAGACCTGATGGGCGTTGTAGGTATGCCAGCCCCAGCGGCTCGCGCCCTCGAAATCGAGGCGCCATGTGCCATCGCCCCGGATCGTGATCTCGCAAGGCGCATGCATGATCGTGTCGAGCTTGGCGAAATCGGACGGCACCCGCACGTCCTCATGGGCATAGGGCACGTCGACGAAGCCGACCTGACGGTATTTGCCAGGAATGGTCATCGCCTTGATGCGGTTCTGCAGTCCAAGCCGTCCATGCTCGACCGCCTCATAGGCAAATTTCCAGTAGTTTTCGATGCCCTCCTCGGCGATCACCTCCTCGACAAGCTTGCGGATCATGTGGCAGCCGGCGATGCGGGTGCGCTCGTCGAGCATCCAGTAGCGCGTGGTGCGCACCATGCGCTGGCTCTCGTGCAACCAGTCGCGGAACAGCGTGTCGTTTTCACCCACCTTGCGGCAGGTGATGGAATAGCCGTCGCCGAAGCGCTGCACCTGGCCCGTCGCCATGGAGCCCGGACCGACCGCGCCGGTATCGATGACGTGGGTGACGCCACCGACCCAGCCGATCAACTCGCCGTCCCAGAAGATCGGGACGATGGTGTGGATGTCGCAGGGATGGACATTGCCGATCAGCGAGTCGTTGTTGCAGAAGATATCCTTGTCCCTGACGCCGGGATTACTCTCCCAGCCGTTCTCGATCATGTATTTGATCGCAGCACCCATGGTGCCGACATGGATGATGATGCCGGTCGAGGTCAGGATGCTGTCGCCCGCCGCGTTATAAAGGGTGAAGCAGAGTTCGCCCTCCTGCTCGACGATCGGCGAAGCGGCGATCTTCTTGGCCGTCTCGCGGGCGTCGACCACGCCGGCCCTGAGGCGCGAGAACAGTTTGTTGTAGAGGATGGGCTGGCTGTCGCGCAGCTCCATCGTCTCAAGACCCGCGTAGCGCTTCGTCCGCTTCGTCGCCTCCATCAGGCGGTCGCGGTGCTCCTTGAGTGTCTCACCGCCGCGCACGATGCCGCGCGTCGTTGAGGCGAGGTCTTTCTCTCGAACATTGACGTTCATGACTGTATTCCTCCGGATATTGTAGGTGCTGGCCCGTGTCACACTTCCTTGAGGTGGAAGAGGCGGTGCCCGTCGAGGAAGGTCTCGAAGCCGTCGGGAACGACGAAGGTTGTCGCGTCGGATTCGATGATCGCAGGGCCGATGACTCGGTTGCCCGGACGCAGGGATTCCATCCTGTAGAGCTGTGCATCGACCCAGCGCTTTTTGCGGTAGAACTTGCGTGTGCCGATTTTCGCGTCTTCAGGCGGCGTCTCGCCTTCAAGCGGCTCCTTCGGGATCTTTGGCTTCGGGATCGGCACCGCGCCACGCATGATCGCTCCGGTTACCGAATAGCCCAGTTCCGGCGAACGGGCTGACGCCGCATAGACGCGGCCATAGGTGGTGTTGAACGCGTCCTGGAGTTGCTCCCAATCCTCGGCCGTGCCGGCAGAGCCGAGCGGCGATTCGATCTCGAGGTCGTTGAGCTGGCCGCGATACTGCATGCGGTAGCCGGGCGTCAGCGTTACCTGCTCGGGTTCGTAGCCGTTGAGTTTGAACTCCTCAAGCACGTTGCGGGTGAGTTCCTCCCAAGCGGCCTGCAGCGTCTGTGCCGCTGCCATGCGCTGGTCATCGGGAGCATCCGGCGCGAGGTTGATGTCGAGTGACTTGTCGTAGCGGTATTCGAAATCAGCGGCCGCGCAGCCGAAGGCTGAGAATCCGGCCGCCCAGGCCGGCACGATCACGTCTTCGAAGCCGAGCCCCTCAGTATAGCCATAGGTGTGGACCGGCCCGGCCCCACCATAGGAAAAGCAAACGAAACTCTGCGGTGAGTAGCCCTTGCCGG from Hyphomicrobiales bacterium includes these protein-coding regions:
- a CDS encoding XRE family transcriptional regulator; the encoded protein is MIEDTAIVSEPLLNPQDDPAGTTASTLAAIGLRIREVRLARNMTLQALADACGLSASMLSLVERGRASPSIGSLIVIANALGVQMSDFIVDQAMDDEKLVVSSSEQRVIETAAHVIRRLIKEDRARGVSIALNEYAPHTGATEKPITHDGFEYGFVLEGKLTVEVDGTLHVVESGDLISYSSRRPHRIWNHGKEQVRTLWINLQRD
- a CDS encoding conserved hypothetical protein (Evidence 4 : Unknown function but conserved in other organisms), whose translation is MACPQTHNTVRVVDSAIDCPDLPIIVGSGRAKAVMWPGNGALYRTFQVLDLEPNDQTIALVHPSDSAYYVAAGSGVIADLNSGERMPLVEGSMVHIDKGDHYRFEAAETAGLKLIGGPCPADPQLYAHLTTAGEAV
- a CDS encoding hypothetical protein (Evidence 5 : Unknown function) is translated as MGSIQPPPARAGPPISFLALTAQPSVLAALVRAFILSNPSYGLFEYKQDQLKNNKIWTRRTAGLHAH
- the yiiM gene encoding Protein YiiM, which translates into the protein MGASTMMLRLENLLVGSVRPLGQTEAPSGIDKHPVDGPLRLGLEGFEGDAQGDRRHHGGPDKAVHHYPFEHYEAWRGEIGNRALLAQPGAFGENLSIAGLDEAIVAIGDVFRLGSAVVEVTQGRQPCWKLNIRFGIDDMASRVQTSGRTGWYYRVIETGLVGPGDSLTLLDRHVPEWTIRRLWRLLYVTPLDYAELTAMADLPGLPESWRRLAERRLSTRVVEDWTSRLFGVTHAQAG
- the kdhA gene encoding 6-hydroxypseudooxynicotine dehydrogenase complex subunit alpha; translated protein: MKPASFDYIRPGSRAEIVAALAEHGDDGKILAGGQSLVAAMNFRLARPEVLIDINGTRELDYLKPSGDTLAIGALTRHAAFHKPAVPGPLGVLLAKVVRHIAHYPIRQRGTFTGSLAHADPASEWCLVATTLDAELLIVNASGERRCRAGDFFKGTFTTAVGPQDLLAEARLPLLGDGWRSGFYEFARRAGDFALAMSLVALKLENGRITAARLGVGGVADRAIRLRDLENELVDKAPSRQLFEDVAASARAAIKPSEDIHASADYRSDLIRTVVLRALTEAAA
- a CDS encoding Xanthine dehydrogenase molybdenum binding subunit apoprotein, encoding MSWIGRSLPRLEDPSLLMGRGRYVADLARGVAAVKFVRSPVAAGRILSIDVPEGELVFTAADLAGVKPICPILHRPDYIAVEQPILAKDRVMFCGQALAVVVADDQSLAEDLAEQVFADIDAEDAIVDMDTALAEGATAVHAHAPGNVLVEGAMRSPGLDAAFTDAAEIISLDLRSGRQSAMPLEGRGGVAQYDRISGRVTLYASVQMPHMLRTGLADVLQMPEADLRVVAPDVGGGFGQKMSLFPEYVVLVWLARKLERDVAWIEDRRENFLASSHSRDQSFRVRGAFAKDGTLLGIDADLKSNVGAFSCYPVTCGVEPLMALAELPGPYKLAEYGVRSRGVTTNTGMMAPYRGVSRPMLTLTMERMMDVAAKRLGIDPIEIRRRNLIDTFPHRSPTGLVYDEGSYKEAMDRAVEAIDLTGFRARQREARAAGRYLGIGFSVFSERTGYGTPAYAARGMNIVPGYEIVSCAMDPSGFVEARIGSSPHGQGLKTALAQLIADELGVEPAMVKVISGDTDATPYGWGTFASRSMVIAGGACKLAAGKVATRLRSVAAVMMQADADQVVLEDGLARVTGTNQSLPIPEVARASYHQSHRFAQAGPGLIENATYDPGGTFSNACHACIVEVDIETGGVKIERFVVAEDAGVLINPMIVDGQIHGGVAQGIANALFEELIYDETGNLLTVSLADYLPPTIAEVPKIEIEHLVTLSDATITKAKGVGEGGAIGAPAAIINATVDALSPFGVEIFQMPATPQHIRKLIREAERNVHG
- the kdhC gene encoding 6-hydroxypseudooxynicotine dehydrogenase complex subunit gamma, translating into MSAIGRSLKRLEDRPLLTGEGRFAADNRADGQVHMRIVRSPVAFGRILDIETEEAKSLPGVIAVWTAADIADLPPIDFRMTRIAGLEPYRQHVLARDYVRYVGDPVVAVFAEDPYTAEDAAELVFCDIEEETPCLDATADPVGFMPERDPALLSEPAVITKSYGDMEAAFAGAAAIIEMELKVGRHTGVPLEARGALAVHDLETDVLTMYGAAKVPHYNRDSIARMLGLKPEQVRLSEGHVGGGFGIRGELYPEDVLVCAAAHRLGVPVKWVEDRREHLMAANHSRDQVHRLKAAVDANGFVRGLVDTFYTDQGGYVRTHGGTVSDLAAALLPGPYLIPAYHVEGHIRLTNKTPSGTYRAPGRYETTFVRERLMDAIAARLALDPVEVRRVNLIPEDRMPFDRGIEALGTHVLYDSGKYHDLLDRTLARIGYQDLKADLARRRAAGESVGLGIAFFVEKSGLGPHDLVTMSVQSDDTIEIVTGAASVGQGIETVMAQICSDVLGVPIERIRVIHGQTDRISIGFGAFASRVTVMTGSAVKIAAEALKEKAIALAAPLLQADVGALTLEMGRVVSRDSGATISLAEIAAQSGEDLDAEGLFRADHMNYPYGIHVAQVRVDKAVCGIQVERYLVAYDVGRAINPMLIEGQIVGAAAQGIGGALLEEFVYSEEGQPLATSFADYLMPTCHEMPPVEVLLREDAPSPQNPLGVKGAGEGGITAVGAAIAAAVDDALDRPGLITSLPIAPSRLHALLRC
- a CDS encoding hypothetical protein (Evidence 5 : Unknown function), with the protein product MIPDSRKPIGSTRLVHPEGPNSATPKFSTASGMTSRFLP
- the cdhC gene encoding Caffeine dehydrogenase subunit gamma, with protein sequence MANKHVITLKVNGKDYNLSVEARRTLADALRDDCGLTGTHLGCEHGVCGACTVLVDDKPVRSCLMFAVQAEGRAIRTVEGLAKGDVLHPLQKAFWENHGLQCGFCTPGFLMLAAGALEADPDLSEAEIRDILSSNLCRCTGYQNIIKSVCLAANEMRACPPSADR